A window of Castanea sativa cultivar Marrone di Chiusa Pesio chromosome 1, ASM4071231v1 contains these coding sequences:
- the LOC142634109 gene encoding uncharacterized protein LOC142634109, with amino-acid sequence MEEAPSDLMERTGKIIRLSIFTFLKDFQYFTTTPVLLMLPFSVSVLLSQAVFPTSPTSLIIHAPFKSLFHAAGFSSPSLLDSLINLNLSQTMFNYILSFPFILTSLVISKASIIQALNDHQRSLPPPFPSFISLYKPLLITHLWNLIINITINMAAFNAIKAFGFLSNDPIFSLVTRIFLYTILTNIVVVCNLALVVTGMGKRTDYLAIHKAFLLRRGTNSTALLLALPLSFGLAAIESLFRFRIVRAYQLYGRPSVSMALEGLLIACLYSLLIILDTIACCLLFKSCRSDFSMDEADEYNHIEFQKQGGKHSPPMLRNLEELL; translated from the coding sequence ATGGAAGAAGCACCATCTGATCTCATGGAGAGAACAGGAAAGATCATCAGGCTATCAATCTTTACCTTTCTAAAAGATTTTCAGTACTTCACCACCACCCCAGTTCTTCTTATGTTACCTTTCTCAGTATCAGTTCTCCTATCACAAGCTGTTTTCCCAACTTCGCCGACTTCTTTGATCATTCATGCTCCCTTTAAGTCCCTCTTCCATGCTGCAGGATTTTCTTCCCCTTCATTATTGGATTCTCTTATCAACCTGAACCTTTCTCAAACCATGTTCAACTATATTCTTAGTTTCCCATTTATACTTACCTCCCTTGTCATCTCAAAAGCGTCTATAATTCAAGCTCTAAATGACCATCAAAGATCTCTTCCACCTCCCTTTCCCTCTTTCATATCGCTTTACAAGCCTCTCCTAATAACCCACCTATGGAATTTGATCATCAACATCACCATTAATATGGCTGCCTTTAATGCCATTAAAGCTTTTGGGTTCTTATCCAACGATCCTATTTTTTCACTAGTAACAAGAATATTTCTCTATACCATACTCACCAACATAGTTGTTGTATGCAACTTAGCTTTGGTTGTGACTGGGATGGGAAAGCGCACAGACTACTTGGCCATTCATAAGGCTTTTTTGCTTAGAAGGGGTACAAATTCAACGGCTCTTTTGTTGGCTCTCCCTCTCAGTTTTGGTCTAGCTGCTATTGAGTCCTTGTTCCGCTTCCGGATTGTAAGAGCTTATCAGCTTTATGGAAGGCCTAGTGTGTCTATGGCCTTGGAGGGGTTATTAATTGCTTGCTTGTATTCACTGCTTATTATCCTTGACACAATTGCTTGTTGCTTGCTTTTCAAGAGCTGCAGATCAGATTTTTCGATGGATGAAGCAGATGAATACAACCATattgagtttcaaaaacaaGGAGGCAAGCACTCTCCTCCGATGTTGAGAAATTTAGAAGAACTTTTATGA